CCACAAACATATCTGATATGGTATGTGGGATCTGCACACAGCCCTcttgacaaaaaaaaagggcgtatacggtgcacgaggctcctgcatgtgcgaggtcccACCATGACCACTTGACAATGTGCAGGAAATGGTGGGGAAAGAGAGGTGTAGAAGTGGGTGACAGAGAGAATGGTTGGAGCTGGGTATTGGGAGTACAGTACCTTACATGGGTCCCATGTTGCTACATGTTAAATCTATTTGGGTTTTAGGGGTAGTTGGTGTCAATCCcccatttttttcatataataaaaaaatgaggatGATGATGTGATAGGTTGAAGGGTAGAATGGCCATTTTGAGAAGTCAGGAGTTTTTAGTCCGAAGGTTTCACATTTTTTATACTGATGAAAGATTCTTAAACTTCAAGGGGGTAATATGAAATGAATAGCCGAAGTATTGTGGAGATAGAGAACATTTCCACCGTAAGTTCTAGTTGAGAGGGATTCATGTTCAGGTTTCCATCGTAATCTTAATCTTAAAGATCTAGCTTAGTATATGGGATTTGGCTGGGAATTTGTGGCTTTAATAATTTGGGTCTATGTGTACCTGTTGCCAGTCTGGACTTCAGTAAGCTGAGCGAAGCTTTGCCTGAGCTTGGCAAGTCCTTGGGAGTTGAAACAGAGCTTGAGCCTGAGCGAACATATGCGACTGTTTCATGAGTCTGAGCTCTAGGTAAGTGTGGATATATAATTCTGGCATCTTATCAGCTAGTTGGTATCATGGCCTGTTGCACTCATGGCAGTCTGGGACCGTCtatagtcttttattttcatggttTATGCATTTATTGGAATAATGACCACATGGCTTATTTCAACATGATTACATTCTGTCCTGCTTTATGGCTTTTTTACAACTCTATTGATTTGCATCTTATGGCAGGTCATTGGTGGTTGCAAATGCTGGAGACTGCAGGGCAGTACTCTCCCGTCGGGGCAAAGCAATTGAAATGTCGAGGGATCACAAGCCAGTCTGCATCAAAGAGAGGATGCGGATAGAAGCTTCAGGAGGGCATGTCTATGATGGCTACCTCAATGGGCAGCTTAATGTTGCTCGTGCCCTTGgggactggcacatggaaggaatgaagaatgGGGAAGGTGGACCCCTTAGTGCTGAGCCTGAGCTGATGAGTACGAACTTGACGGAGGAGGATGAATTCTTGATCATGGGTTGTGATGGAATCTGGGATGTCTTTATGAGCCAGAATGCGGTCGATTTTGCTAGGAAGAAGCTCCAGGAGCACAATGACCCAGTCTTGTGTTGCAAGGAAATGATCGATGAGGCTTTGAAAAGGAATAGTGGGGACAACCTAGCTGTTGTAGTGGTGTGCTTCCACTTGAAGCCTCCACCAAATCTGGTTGTGCcgcgcccaagagtgcagcgaAGCATATCTGCTGAGGGTCTGCGAGAGTTGCAGGGCTTCTTGGATAGTTTGGGGAACTAAACTAAAGTGGGGGTGGGTTAATTTTTCTGATCGTCGGTTTTAGCTGTGTTTTAGAGTTAATCTTGAGGTGATCAACCAACTGTATCATATGCGGCACTAACAGATTCTTGTTTCATTTGACTTAGATCTGTGTTTATTGATAGACTCATATTCTCAGCATTTGTTTCAGTTTTTGTCAAGAACTAGCACAGATAAGGATCTGAGAAGCTCTACTGTCCCAAATTTTTTATGATGGAATCTATTGTGGAAATGTGTTCTATGTTTCTAATGCATAATGATTTGACTGGGGATTTGATGacttggaagaactcaaccctaGAAATCGGTTTATAAGATGAGGGAACaaaagaccatatcaaccctcATCAAATCTCTTTTAAATCCGACGTGGGATCAGCTCCACATATGACTTACATGATATCATAacaaacattctctctctcaattcaCCACTATCAAACCACCACTCACTACAATTCACTTTGTGAGCCATCCTTCTTAACCCACATCCCCAAGGATCCAGATTCTTTATTGTTCTTAGATTGCGCAGTGCAGTGCAGTGTTACTTGCAGCAGTCGACGCATGTCTATGCCACATGGAGGGTgaggatgaggagagagaaagagacatgTAATCCATCTACCCAACCCGATTTTTTAACCATATCCATTCTGGAACAGCAGATTGGCGGTTGCACATTCTGATTGGCTGCTGCACCTTCTTCTCCAGTGGTTCTAGATTTGCAGGTTcgagcctctctctctctctattcacCAACTCAGTGCAATTCAGGTTCGGGTTGGAGTTGGACTCGTTGGCCATAGAATTGAAGCATACAGTGGCATTGCTGCTGCTACTCCTTTGGTCGTCGTGTGTGTCATGTTAGCCAGCGAACTCCATGGAAAAGGATTGGAGAACTCAAACTTCTAATTGGGTTAGAGTGGATAAATCAGGGATCATATCGGAGAAGGAATTGAACCCAAGATTTATTAAGTACCGAAAGCTACTGAAATTCCTCAAATGTCTGTGATTGTTCCATACACGAAATTCGATTCCAGACCCAGTTTCTGCAGGGATGGAAGCTGCCAAAGGGCATCTAAGGGAATAACACCAACTAGATTTCTGTCACCTAGTTCGGTAGATGTTACCTAACCCTCTTAATTTCAAGAAACTCTGGGGAAATGGCAAGGGCCATTATCTGGCttccatgaataaaaaataatgggcTGGTCGGGTACCGTCGTGCTAGGTGTCTGCACCATGTATTACTTAATCGGGTCGAGTTCGATTGGGCTTAAATGGTAGAcctaaaattgacacccctatccttCCCCATTATACTGCCCGTAAATTAAATTTGTGACTCATCCATTAGCAATGTGGAAACATCGTAAACTATAACTGCATAAAAGTAATCCTGAGTTCCAGACTCCCGAAAGTTCAGGACTCTTCTCAAATCGTAAGTCCGTACGAAGACAGTAGATACGTCCCTCTGTCTTATCTTGACAAGTGTAGCAATCTCCTAATATGGCTAAGATTTTTTACTCGCCTGTCAAACACTGTGGGTCCACCCTCACCCGACCTTTCCAATAGGTTTCAAATTCATCCCAACTGGCAAACAGTAGCCGAataattcatcatttcaaaCCTCTTCCGCTGGCCGTCGAATTGAAATTACAGTGATTAATCCGACGGCTGTCAGAGGTGGACTCAAACGGACCCCACCCATTTTCAAATTCCCATCTATTAAGGATTCgtttctttctctcactcttttTCACTTTTGTCTCCTATTTCCAACACAGTGTATTCTGtagcctctctctctccgtTGTCTTGCGCGTGGTTTTGCTCACATGGCTAATCACCGGAAAACAGCTTTTCTCAGCGTTCGAAACCGTCATCGTAAACCACCTTCGCGGACCATGCATTAAAGACATCGTCTCTGTCTTCTTGTAATCCCTCTAATGGCATTGTCCTTCATATCTGTTTTCTCTGTGCTTTGGGTCTCCGTACTGCTCCTCCTGTGTCTGCAAGTCGATTCAGAGCCAAACGCAGACAAGCAAGCCCTTTTAGATTTCCTCTCGGGAGTGCTTCACTCGAACCGCCTTCAATGGAACCAGTCAGTCTCTGTCTGCAACTGGGTCGGAGTCGAATGCAACGACAACCGTTCTTACGTATACTCTCTTCGTCTTCCAGCTGTGGGACTCGTTGGTCAGATCCCTTCCAACACCCTCGGCCGTCTTACCCAACTCCGCGTTCTCAGCCTCCGTTCGAATCGTCTTTCCGGAAAGCTTCCTACTGATTTTTCTCAGTTGAAGCTTCTGCGCAATATCTACCTCCAGAACAATCTCTTCTCAGGCGAGTTCCCCTCGAGCTTGACTAGATTGACTCGGCTTACACGGTTGGACCTGTCGTTCAATAACTTCACCGGAGAAATACCCTTCTCCGTCAACAATCTTACCCACTTGACTGGGCTTTTCCTGCAAAACAATGGATTCTCTGGGAATCTCCCCAGCATTGATCCCTTAGGTTTGATCGATTTCAATGTTTCTTATAACAATCTCAACGGCCCCATTCCTCAAACGCTCTCAATGTTCCCTGCTTCTTCTTTTGCCTGCAACATAAATCTCTGTGGAACACCGTTGAAGCCCTGCAACCCATTTTTCTCATCCAAAAAACTATCCAAAGCAGCAATCATCTCGATTTCTGTCGGGGCAGGCATAATCTTATTAATTTTGCTTCTGATTCTTCATCTTTGCTTGCGGAAGCGGCATCGGAGGAAAGCAGGGAAGCATCCAAAGCCGGGGACTCGATCGGTAGTCGCAGAGACGGGAACATCTTCGAAAGACAATGGCCCGGGTGGGTCAGCCGAATCAGAGAGGAACAAGTTGGTATTCTTCAATTGTGGAAACAATAACTTCGATTTGGAAGATCTACTGAGAGCATCAGCAGAGGTGTTAGGGAAAGGAGGCATGGGTACATCATATAAGGCTGTATTGGAGGAAGGAACGACTGTTGTGGTGAAGAGATTGAAAGACGTCGCCGTCTCGAAGAAGGAATTCGAGTTGCAGTTGGAAGCTCTAGGCCAGATCAAGCACAATAATGTGGTACCCTTCAGAGCATTTTACTACTCCAAGGACGAGAAGCTTCTCGTCTGTGATTTCATCCCTAATGGAAGCTTATCTTCCCTTCTTCAcggtacctctctctctctctctctctctctctctctctagagagTTTCAGTTGTTACAGTCATGGAAATTCCCTAAATTTCCGCCattttctttagaaaaaaaaaaaaaaggaaatcggGTTAACCCGGAATTGATGGGTGATGTGATGACAGGGAGCAGAGGTTCGGGTCGGACGCCACTGGACTGGGACCACCGCCTGAAGATAGCGGTAAGTGCCGGGAAGGGGCTGGCTCACCTTCACGGGTCAGATAAGATGGTGCACGGCAACATCAAGTCGTCGAACGTACTGCTGAAGTCGGACCTGGATGCGGCTATGTCGGACTTCGGGCTGAACCCGTTGGCAGGAACGTCAACTCCGCCGCAGCGAGTGGCGGGCTACCGTGCGCCGGAGGTGGTGGAGACTCGGAAGGTGAGTTTCAAGTCTGACGTGTACAGTTTTGGGGTTTTGCTGCTCGAGCTGCTGACGGGGAAGTCACCAAACCAGGCGTCGGTTGGGGAAGAAGGGATTGATTTGCCGAGATGGGTCCAATCGGTGGTGAGGGAGGAATGGACGGCGGAGGTGTTTGATGTTGAGTTGATGGAATACCATAATATTGAGGAGGAGATGGTGCAGCTTCTACAGATCGCAATGGCTTGTGTATCCACGGTGCCAGATCAACGGCCTGATATTAGGGAAGTTGTGCGTATGATGGATTATATTAATCGGCTTGATACTGATGATGGAATTCGTCAGTCGTCTGATGACCCTTTTAAGGGATCTGACGGTCAAACGCCTCCGCAGGAGATAGGGACTCCTCTTGCTGGCGTCACACCGTAGAGCCAGTCCCGAGTCTCATGACCCGTTTCATTTCCAGGAAAAATCCGAACGAAAACcctgggtaaaaaaaaaagaaaaaaaaagaaaaagggaatcaaaaccAAAGAGAGAAATTGGTGATTTggtaatttttctatttttattttttaatctcttTTATTGGCCCCCCTTTTTCTGTGTGATTTTTGAGAGCTTgaacattctttttcttttcttgtgatTGGGGCCTTGGGAAGAGGGTTGATCTGATTAAGCATTATTTGTTGAATTTTGTGGGGGTTTGAGTGGAAATGGCTTcctaatctaatttttttttttgaaaaaaattagtAGAAGTTAGTTTTTTgcaatgaaaagaagaaaaataaataaataaataaagggcaaAGTTTTCTGAGCTGCAGGCTTGGACAAGACCCTGCAAGCCCCCTAAGCTCCCTCCCCCCCCAACTCGAGCAGCCTGCCTGATACCAGCGATGAATGAATTCTTGTTCACTGTGAGTGCAAGGAAATTTGTCCCTAAATTAAAATGCTAAGAAAATTATTAGTTTTTAACATTCTTATATACCCAATATCTCCACTTATCAATCATTCCCTTTTGTGATCACCTTCCTTGCTGTGATAAATAaagtgtaaaattttttttataattcatttttttccttaagaacaaggaaaaaggaaaatgatttgATTAAGGAAGTTAATTTCATCATCTAAAGAGTTACTTGGTAGCCAAAAAATTGGTTCATGCATAACTAGATGAGCTAATTGTTTAATCAAAAGTACCACACAGTTGAACTTGAGACAAATTTagtaaccaaaaaaaattatagacatcgaaaaataaagaaactgaGCTCCAAGGCCAATGATCTGGTGTTAACATTCATTGAATCGTCCCCACAACTAGATTGTTACTTGCAGTCCTCTTTCAGGTGGAATCCCACCGAAACTGCTACCCCCTTCATCTCTTGGAGGATGATTGAGCACTTCTCTCACTAAATCAGTGAGGAAGTGTGTAGTGGCAGGGCACTGCCCCATCACCTAAATGTCATTCTGtccgtttcctttttttttttaaggaagcGGAGCTGTTTTTGAAGCTCCTCTATGCTCACATAGTCCGACTCATATTTGAAGTCACCTCGTGCGATCTCATGCGCGGCCCTCATTAAGTCGGGCCTAGGCTACGTATGATTACAGAATCGCCCATAGAAGCCGCTATCGCGATTAGAGCGATAAATGGCACAATAGCACCAGGAGAGTTTGCGCAGAGCCCAGTTTACAACCAGCCTAAGCGCACTCTTTTTTTCCTCGTTCTCTGGGTTTGGAAGAGCAGGTGCGGTGGCCCGAGGGGCTCGCACACATTAACATCAAATTTTTGGAactcaatatttttttccctaaaaggtcatttgtatttaagggaaaaagaaaaaaaaaaaaaaaaaagactgactAAGCAAACCAGATAAATCAACATAAAATCACTTCTCACCTTCAATACAAGTAAATGTCAAATAAAGTCTTAAAAGGATTTCCAAGGCTAGACCACACCCTCAGTTTTTGAAATTAGCTTGATCATGTTTTTAGTATTAATCCACACTTTATTGACTGGAATCTCATCTATAAACTTGTTTTGACCCTTGAAAGTCTGCCTCAACTTTGCCGCCACAAAAATTAAGACATTATGACCTGTTGGATAATGTAACAGGCAATTGGTGAGtttatggtgtgcaaaaatcccatgctcaaaCAGGGGGTCTCAAGTTCgagttacctacttccctccttCCCTCCATgccttaaaatataaaaaataaaaaataatttttgaatgATTTATAAATCATTCATCAAATCATGATTTATAAATCATTCATCAaatcatgatttatttttttgctattttaCTACAAGATCGCCGAAATCGATCTATGTCTGACATTAGAAAACGCAGAGTTACTTGAGGTAGCATTTTTGAATGGAATACAGCGATGGAGTGCTAGAAACGATTATTAGGTGAGACATCGTTGGAAATTCCAATGTTTATTAGTGGAGGCCACTGTCCATTGATTCGTTATCTCGGAAGTAGCTAGGAATTTAACTTTAGCTTCCATTCCAAATTGAAATGCaaaaatttagagagagagagagagagagagagagagagagagagaatatgtgTTCGGGGATATATGCATGTATATGCATGTATCTAAATGGAAAAATGACACGTATC
This genomic stretch from Macadamia integrifolia cultivar HAES 741 chromosome 2, SCU_Mint_v3, whole genome shotgun sequence harbors:
- the LOC122062100 gene encoding probable protein phosphatase 2C 57 isoform X1 yields the protein MEGSKCGGQNDSSSESRPPNPLAGAYRQCFNSVHVASPCRKTLVRHPSLQVKMTSDDSIGSALSEHCETEFIPIVRSGGWADIGFRQSMEDAYICVDNFTQLYGLKSFCEGPSAFYGVFDGHGGKHAAEFACNHLPRFIIEDEDFPREIERAVASAFLQTDTALADVCSMDNALASGTTALATLVVGRSLVVANAGDCRAVLSRRGKAIEMSRDHKPVCIKERMRIEASGGHVYDGYLNGQLNVARALGDWHMEGMKNGEGGPLSAEPELMSTNLTEEDEFLIMGCDGIWDVFMSQNAVDFARKKLQEHNDPVLCCKEMIDEALKRNSGDNLAVVVVCFHLKPPPNLVVPRPRVQRSISAEGLRELQGFLDSLGN
- the LOC122062100 gene encoding probable protein phosphatase 2C 57 isoform X3, which translates into the protein MTSDDSIGSALSEHCETEFIPIVRSGGWADIGFRQSMEDAYICVDNFTQLYGLKSFCEGPSAFYGVFDGHGGKHAAEFACNHLPRFIIEDEDFPREIERAVASAFLQTDTALADVCSMDNALASGTTALATLVVGRSLVVANAGDCRAVLSRRGKAIEMSRDHKPVCIKERMRIEASGGHVYDGYLNGQLNVARALGDWHMEGMKNGEGGPLSAEPELMSTNLTEEDEFLIMGCDGIWDVFMSQNAVDFARKKLQEHNDPVLCCKEMIDEALKRNSGDNLAVVVVCFHLKPPPNLVVPRPRVQRSISAEGLRELQGFLDSLGN
- the LOC122062100 gene encoding probable protein phosphatase 2C 57 isoform X2, with translation MEGSKCGGQNDSSSESRPPNPLAGAYRQCFNSVHVASPCRKTLVRHPSLVKMTSDDSIGSALSEHCETEFIPIVRSGGWADIGFRQSMEDAYICVDNFTQLYGLKSFCEGPSAFYGVFDGHGGKHAAEFACNHLPRFIIEDEDFPREIERAVASAFLQTDTALADVCSMDNALASGTTALATLVVGRSLVVANAGDCRAVLSRRGKAIEMSRDHKPVCIKERMRIEASGGHVYDGYLNGQLNVARALGDWHMEGMKNGEGGPLSAEPELMSTNLTEEDEFLIMGCDGIWDVFMSQNAVDFARKKLQEHNDPVLCCKEMIDEALKRNSGDNLAVVVVCFHLKPPPNLVVPRPRVQRSISAEGLRELQGFLDSLGN
- the LOC122062092 gene encoding probable inactive receptor kinase At2g26730; the encoded protein is MALSFISVFSVLWVSVLLLLCLQVDSEPNADKQALLDFLSGVLHSNRLQWNQSVSVCNWVGVECNDNRSYVYSLRLPAVGLVGQIPSNTLGRLTQLRVLSLRSNRLSGKLPTDFSQLKLLRNIYLQNNLFSGEFPSSLTRLTRLTRLDLSFNNFTGEIPFSVNNLTHLTGLFLQNNGFSGNLPSIDPLGLIDFNVSYNNLNGPIPQTLSMFPASSFACNINLCGTPLKPCNPFFSSKKLSKAAIISISVGAGIILLILLLILHLCLRKRHRRKAGKHPKPGTRSVVAETGTSSKDNGPGGSAESERNKLVFFNCGNNNFDLEDLLRASAEVLGKGGMGTSYKAVLEEGTTVVVKRLKDVAVSKKEFELQLEALGQIKHNNVVPFRAFYYSKDEKLLVCDFIPNGSLSSLLHGSRGSGRTPLDWDHRLKIAVSAGKGLAHLHGSDKMVHGNIKSSNVLLKSDLDAAMSDFGLNPLAGTSTPPQRVAGYRAPEVVETRKVSFKSDVYSFGVLLLELLTGKSPNQASVGEEGIDLPRWVQSVVREEWTAEVFDVELMEYHNIEEEMVQLLQIAMACVSTVPDQRPDIREVVRMMDYINRLDTDDGIRQSSDDPFKGSDGQTPPQEIGTPLAGVTP